The Roseimicrobium gellanilyticum genome contains a region encoding:
- a CDS encoding AsmA-like C-terminal region-containing protein — protein MNEKAGADPRPRRRRWPWVLLVLVLLLCGGLWGAYEWATAKAVATLNSRLAERSLYLSYTSGSWVPWKGLGLENMVLYQDEARTKPLIALSNLDVELPWQEMAAHHEFISRWKLSDATLELHDPKGKVTLEHVSMEAVVRDGVIEYSRLDLKNGPRLFSFSGAIHLGSDKEKEESPKEFVMDLDPMRSILDALDFKEDAGVFHISGKVSFDARETPMTWSADLIGEGEHVIWQGVPMHKAVMKAAMSQSGFTGTCSIAFAKGGTDLDLDLKDWRDAPMSFSGKITDSEGRINQCKGTYRGKDDVVVVEEMQGKANMLEFLGNFPAMNAQLPKEVQVRAYPDMVMKNLVWKTKEGTWTMSSLHLRSPLELSVKVEGHSLPVDQVKGEVAYTGTAWKFSDISAKVLGGTLSLQGMHDGKVLRDATVSVQNVRMADLGPWLGENGSSFGKALASLSYKGDFAVEPEHLTGSGSIQIENSPTVHVPLLDETYALFAALIPGLKRESGNGEMSGQFTSKQGVLTFSSFKANGGSVTVTGSGTVDLVRRTVAATAQGRLRGVGGVVTAPISRLMEMEVSGPLDDIRVRPAGDGLVGNVVDGTVDVARGTIKGATKVTGSVVKEGVKIPFRALNLFRKKK, from the coding sequence ATGAATGAGAAAGCCGGAGCCGATCCACGCCCGAGACGCCGTCGCTGGCCCTGGGTGTTGCTGGTGCTTGTGCTCCTGCTTTGCGGAGGGCTGTGGGGTGCGTATGAGTGGGCCACTGCGAAGGCGGTGGCCACATTGAACAGCCGCCTCGCAGAGAGGAGCTTGTACCTGAGCTACACCTCCGGCTCGTGGGTGCCGTGGAAGGGGCTGGGCTTGGAGAACATGGTGCTCTATCAGGATGAGGCCCGGACGAAGCCCCTCATCGCCCTCAGTAATCTGGACGTGGAGTTGCCCTGGCAGGAGATGGCGGCGCATCACGAGTTCATCAGTCGATGGAAGCTGAGCGATGCCACCTTGGAACTGCACGATCCGAAGGGCAAGGTGACCCTCGAACATGTGAGTATGGAAGCCGTGGTGCGTGACGGTGTGATTGAGTACTCGCGGCTGGACCTGAAGAATGGTCCTCGCCTCTTTTCGTTTTCAGGGGCGATTCATCTGGGGAGCGACAAGGAGAAGGAAGAAAGTCCCAAGGAATTTGTGATGGATCTGGATCCGATGAGATCCATCCTGGACGCGCTCGATTTCAAGGAGGACGCGGGAGTGTTTCACATCAGCGGCAAGGTGTCCTTTGATGCACGCGAAACTCCCATGACGTGGAGTGCCGATCTCATCGGAGAGGGTGAGCATGTAATATGGCAGGGCGTGCCCATGCACAAGGCTGTGATGAAAGCTGCGATGTCGCAAAGTGGTTTCACGGGGACGTGCAGCATTGCCTTTGCGAAAGGAGGCACCGATTTGGATTTGGATCTCAAGGATTGGAGGGACGCACCGATGAGCTTCTCAGGAAAGATCACCGACTCCGAAGGTCGCATCAATCAGTGCAAAGGCACCTACCGCGGGAAAGACGACGTCGTGGTGGTGGAGGAGATGCAGGGGAAGGCGAACATGCTGGAGTTCCTGGGGAACTTTCCAGCGATGAATGCGCAACTGCCCAAGGAGGTGCAGGTGCGTGCCTATCCGGACATGGTGATGAAGAATCTCGTGTGGAAGACCAAAGAGGGCACGTGGACCATGAGCTCGCTCCATCTGAGGTCACCACTGGAATTGAGCGTGAAGGTGGAGGGGCATAGCCTGCCTGTGGATCAAGTGAAGGGAGAGGTGGCGTACACGGGTACTGCCTGGAAGTTTTCCGATATCAGCGCAAAGGTGTTGGGTGGCACCCTCTCTCTGCAGGGCATGCATGATGGCAAGGTGCTGCGCGATGCTACAGTCTCCGTGCAGAATGTGCGCATGGCGGATTTGGGGCCGTGGCTGGGTGAAAATGGCTCTTCCTTTGGGAAAGCGCTCGCTTCCTTGAGCTACAAAGGTGACTTCGCGGTGGAGCCGGAGCATCTCACGGGCTCAGGTTCGATTCAGATTGAGAATTCACCCACGGTGCATGTGCCATTGCTGGATGAGACGTATGCCCTGTTCGCGGCGTTGATTCCCGGACTGAAGCGTGAGTCGGGCAATGGTGAGATGAGCGGGCAGTTCACCAGCAAGCAGGGCGTGCTGACCTTTTCCAGCTTCAAGGCCAATGGCGGCTCCGTCACCGTGACCGGCTCAGGCACGGTGGATCTGGTGAGACGCACGGTGGCTGCCACGGCTCAGGGGCGGTTGCGTGGCGTGGGTGGCGTCGTCACGGCGCCCATCAGCCGATTGATGGAAATGGAAGTGAGCGGTCCGCTGGATGACATCCGCGTGCGGCCTGCGGGGGATGGCTTGGTCGGCAACGTGGTGGATGGCACGGTGGATGTAGCGCGCGGTACGATCAAGGGTGCGACAAAAGTCACCGGCTCCGTGGTGAAGGAAGGTGTGAAGATTCCGTTCCGTGCGCTGAATTTGTTCCGGAAGAAGAAGTGA
- the moaA gene encoding GTP 3',8-cyclase MoaA: MASPVVRDGLGRALTDLRLSVTDRCNFRCTYCMPKELFGASHAFLPKSEILSFEELTRIARVFVGLGVEKIRLTGGEPLLRRELDVLIANLASIPGLQDLTLTTNGSALVSLAPALRAAGLSRLTVSVDALDDVVFRAMNDVDFPVDRVLAGIDAALEAGFGPIKINTVVKRGVNEQEILPLVRRFRGPQYVLRFIEYMDVGNSNGWRMEHVVPAREILERIEREFPLETLPAHAPSEVARRYRHLDGGGEIGVIASVTAPFCRGCTRARVSSDGKLYTCLFNGHGHDLRSLLRDGATDLELADFVRGVWRVRDDRYSELRAHLPPQTAKAEMSHLGG, translated from the coding sequence ATGGCATCCCCCGTGGTGCGGGATGGGCTTGGCCGTGCGCTGACAGACCTGCGCCTCTCTGTGACCGACCGGTGCAACTTCCGCTGTACCTACTGCATGCCGAAGGAGCTCTTTGGCGCTTCGCATGCATTCCTTCCGAAGTCTGAGATTCTCTCGTTTGAAGAGCTGACCCGCATTGCCCGTGTGTTTGTGGGCCTGGGCGTGGAGAAGATACGGCTCACGGGTGGAGAGCCCCTGCTGCGTCGCGAGCTGGATGTGCTGATTGCGAACCTGGCCTCCATTCCGGGTCTGCAGGATCTCACGCTTACGACGAATGGTTCCGCGCTGGTGAGTCTGGCACCCGCCCTGCGTGCGGCCGGATTGAGCCGGCTCACCGTGAGTGTGGACGCGCTGGATGATGTGGTATTCCGCGCGATGAATGACGTGGATTTCCCCGTGGACCGCGTGCTGGCAGGTATTGACGCAGCGCTGGAGGCGGGTTTTGGCCCCATCAAGATCAACACCGTAGTGAAACGTGGCGTGAATGAGCAGGAGATTCTTCCCCTCGTGCGCCGCTTCCGCGGACCCCAGTACGTGCTCCGCTTTATTGAGTACATGGATGTGGGCAACTCAAACGGCTGGCGCATGGAGCACGTGGTGCCTGCACGCGAGATTCTGGAGCGCATAGAGCGGGAATTTCCGCTGGAGACGCTTCCTGCGCATGCTCCGTCCGAAGTGGCACGGCGCTACCGGCACCTGGACGGGGGAGGCGAGATTGGTGTGATTGCCTCGGTCACCGCGCCGTTCTGTCGTGGTTGCACGCGTGCGCGGGTCTCCTCAGATGGGAAACTGTACACCTGTCTGTTCAATGGCCATGGACATGACCTGAGGAGCCTCCTGCGGGACGGCGCTACGGATCTGGAGCTGGCGGACTTCGTGCGCGGTGTCTGGCGGGTGAGGGATGACCGCTACAGCGAGCTGCGCGCTCACCTGCCGCCTCAGACGGCGAAGGCAGAGATGTCTCATCTCGGAGGATGA
- a CDS encoding class I SAM-dependent methyltransferase: MFGKISSKPADDKRPRPDEADKLANLKVQRDKAAQQRDRAREKIASLQSHLGHLEPVATAGWKKFACYEDYWEDQRLHKAEYEAERAFEAALWARRDSFGTSARCGVCRADAVFEVDSQWADERGPAWREKMQCRTCGLNTRLRAALQFLLNVAPPHTKPKIYATEQVTAFFQQLKQAYPDAMGSEYLSDGTSKGSESAQGIRHEDVTSLTFEDESFDALLTFEVLEHVPDWGAAIREFARVLKPGGLFWASFPFDLAATKMLVRATVSPLGEIIHHQPPEYHGDPINADGCLCYQVFGWDVMDALRGAGLVHLDVYSVWNPSLGLIGRGLHFVAGRKAF; this comes from the coding sequence ATGTTTGGAAAAATCTCATCCAAGCCAGCAGACGACAAGCGCCCACGGCCTGATGAAGCCGACAAGCTGGCGAACCTGAAAGTCCAGCGGGACAAGGCTGCCCAACAACGGGACAGGGCCCGCGAGAAGATTGCGTCCCTGCAAAGCCACCTCGGTCATCTGGAGCCAGTGGCCACAGCAGGGTGGAAGAAATTCGCATGTTACGAGGACTACTGGGAGGATCAGCGCCTTCACAAGGCGGAGTACGAGGCCGAGCGCGCGTTTGAGGCGGCGCTATGGGCCAGGCGCGACAGCTTTGGGACGTCCGCTCGCTGCGGCGTGTGCCGGGCAGATGCCGTTTTTGAGGTCGACTCCCAGTGGGCAGATGAGCGCGGACCCGCCTGGCGAGAAAAAATGCAGTGCCGGACCTGCGGACTCAATACCAGACTGAGGGCTGCCCTCCAGTTTCTGCTGAACGTTGCACCGCCCCATACCAAACCGAAGATCTATGCCACTGAGCAGGTCACCGCTTTCTTCCAGCAGCTGAAACAGGCCTATCCCGACGCGATGGGCTCAGAATACTTGAGTGATGGCACTTCAAAGGGCAGCGAATCCGCCCAGGGGATCCGCCATGAAGATGTCACCTCACTGACCTTCGAAGACGAGTCGTTTGATGCGCTCCTCACCTTTGAGGTCCTGGAACATGTGCCTGATTGGGGTGCCGCCATCCGGGAGTTTGCAAGGGTCCTTAAACCGGGCGGGCTGTTCTGGGCTTCGTTTCCATTCGACCTCGCAGCCACGAAGATGCTGGTGCGGGCCACGGTGTCACCCCTAGGCGAAATCATCCATCACCAGCCTCCAGAGTATCATGGCGATCCCATCAATGCCGACGGTTGTCTTTGCTACCAGGTCTTTGGCTGGGACGTGATGGACGCTTTGCGCGGCGCTGGCCTCGTCCACCTGGACGTCTATTCCGTTTGGAATCCGTCACTGGGACTGATCGGTCGGGGCCTGCACTTCGTCGCGGGAAGGAAGGCCTTCTAG
- the modB gene encoding molybdate ABC transporter permease subunit, with the protein MTAEEWQTIWLTTWVSALSVLLILPPGVAVAWLLARKEWPGKSLVETFVALPLVLPPVATGLILLKLLGRRGPIGGWLHESFHVDIVFTWKAVLIALGVMSFPLLVRSLRTAIEEVPVRLEGIARTLGASPWRVFWTITLPLARRGLAAGVVLAFARALGEFGATIMVAGFIQGETSTISLVIYQHVQTGHDHEAMKLLVVAVIMAFIALWISETLSRRRRAP; encoded by the coding sequence ATGACCGCCGAAGAGTGGCAGACGATCTGGCTCACTACATGGGTATCCGCCCTGAGTGTGCTGCTGATCCTGCCGCCCGGCGTGGCGGTCGCGTGGTTGCTGGCGAGGAAAGAGTGGCCCGGCAAGTCTCTGGTGGAGACCTTCGTGGCCCTGCCGCTGGTGCTGCCTCCAGTAGCCACGGGTTTGATTCTGCTGAAACTCCTCGGCCGCCGCGGCCCCATCGGAGGCTGGCTGCATGAGAGCTTCCACGTGGACATCGTTTTCACATGGAAGGCCGTGCTCATCGCGCTCGGGGTGATGTCCTTCCCTCTGCTGGTGCGCTCCCTGCGCACCGCGATTGAAGAAGTACCGGTGCGGCTTGAAGGCATTGCACGCACCTTGGGTGCGAGCCCCTGGCGCGTCTTCTGGACCATCACGCTTCCTCTCGCGCGTCGCGGACTTGCCGCCGGGGTGGTGCTGGCCTTTGCGAGAGCGCTCGGCGAATTCGGCGCCACCATCATGGTGGCAGGTTTCATTCAGGGAGAAACCTCCACCATCTCCCTCGTCATCTACCAGCACGTGCAGACCGGGCACGACCATGAAGCCATGAAGCTACTGGTGGTCGCCGTCATCATGGCCTTCATCGCGCTATGGATTAGCGAAACGCTTTCACGCAGGAGGCGCGCGCCATGA
- the modA gene encoding molybdate ABC transporter substrate-binding protein, with product MNRSTFLSRAVLAAGVLLPLVTTTTMQAQTPTLRVSAAASLADALKKIHGLYEKKTGGKIELNLGASSQLARQIEEGAPSDVFISADLAKMEGLEKKGLVNAATKENQLSNALVVVVPSDSKLQIAGGKTLAESSVAKIAFADPKAVPAGIYGKEWLTKLSLWDKIESKVIATENVRACLAAVESGNVDAGIVYKTDAAISKKVKIAFEVPASEGPVITYPMAALKSSTHADAAKAYLDFLDTPEAKAVFEKFGFVVLPEA from the coding sequence ATGAATAGATCGACCTTCCTCTCCCGCGCCGTCCTGGCCGCGGGCGTCCTCCTGCCCCTGGTCACGACTACCACCATGCAGGCCCAGACTCCCACCCTCCGTGTTTCCGCCGCAGCGAGTCTCGCCGACGCGCTGAAAAAGATTCACGGCCTGTACGAGAAGAAGACCGGCGGCAAGATCGAGCTGAACCTCGGTGCCTCCAGCCAGCTCGCCCGCCAGATTGAAGAAGGCGCTCCCTCGGACGTCTTCATCTCCGCCGACCTGGCGAAGATGGAGGGCCTGGAAAAGAAAGGCCTGGTGAACGCGGCCACGAAGGAGAACCAGCTCTCCAACGCCCTCGTGGTGGTGGTGCCATCCGACAGCAAGCTGCAAATCGCTGGAGGCAAAACCTTGGCCGAGTCCAGTGTGGCCAAGATCGCCTTCGCCGATCCCAAGGCTGTGCCTGCTGGCATCTACGGCAAGGAGTGGCTCACCAAGCTGAGCCTCTGGGACAAGATCGAGTCCAAGGTCATCGCCACGGAAAACGTGCGCGCCTGCCTCGCCGCCGTGGAGTCCGGCAACGTGGACGCCGGCATCGTCTACAAGACCGATGCGGCCATCTCGAAGAAGGTGAAAATCGCCTTCGAAGTGCCCGCCAGCGAAGGCCCCGTCATCACCTATCCCATGGCTGCACTGAAAAGCTCAACCCATGCGGACGCTGCGAAGGCGTATCTGGACTTCCTCGATACCCCCGAAGCAAAGGCTGTATTTGAGAAGTTTGGTTTCGTGGTACTGCCCGAGGCTTGA
- a CDS encoding alginate export family protein, translating to MTILKISASALLLSATCLWAGEPAASPKAPVLPPVKEPVSAGLLNDYLRTQSPAFSEWDLGVQFRTRYELRDDAGSFPNRDFISRGQNNSNDYFLFREKVHVGWQPESWLKVFVQGRGAQVASDERDPSQDEDVFDLHQAYIQLGDPKLFPLILKVGRQEMLYGDERFIGIGDWSNTGRSFDAVNLRWSLGKATWIDLFASNVVIPRDDYFNESNDEDLFSGIYASSQEIVSTLETQAFFLARNVDSGSPNAIAPGIGGPSERDVYTYGVRIKSLPKAFGNWDFTFESAGQFGDVVSGGRELDLQSYAITGSFGYTFDQAWGKPRVGLGYDYGSGDGDPNDGKQETFEQLFGTNHRFYGLMDLTGLRNTNSPRVSFSIKPTKKLTVSLDYLLFWLADTNDFFYPESGSGRNANGYGRNPSFDSYVGSEIDLIVRYSPTPWSDLQVGYGHFFPGDYIKSSVGRVPANGGTTGADWVYVQATFNF from the coding sequence ATGACGATCCTAAAAATCAGCGCCTCTGCCCTGCTGCTCTCCGCCACCTGCCTCTGGGCAGGTGAACCCGCCGCTTCTCCCAAGGCTCCCGTCCTTCCTCCCGTGAAGGAGCCCGTCAGTGCCGGTCTGCTCAACGACTACCTGCGCACCCAGTCCCCCGCCTTCAGCGAGTGGGACCTCGGCGTGCAGTTCCGTACCCGCTATGAGTTGAGGGACGATGCCGGCTCCTTCCCCAACCGCGACTTCATCAGCCGCGGGCAGAACAACAGCAACGACTACTTCCTCTTCCGCGAGAAGGTCCACGTGGGCTGGCAACCGGAGAGCTGGCTGAAGGTCTTCGTGCAGGGCCGCGGCGCCCAGGTTGCTTCTGACGAGCGTGACCCCAGCCAGGATGAAGACGTGTTCGACCTCCACCAGGCCTACATCCAGCTCGGTGACCCGAAGCTCTTCCCGCTCATCTTGAAAGTGGGTCGTCAGGAAATGCTCTACGGCGATGAACGATTCATCGGCATTGGCGACTGGAGCAATACAGGCCGCAGCTTCGATGCGGTGAACCTGCGCTGGAGCCTGGGAAAGGCGACCTGGATTGACCTCTTTGCTTCGAACGTGGTCATCCCCCGCGACGACTACTTCAATGAATCCAACGACGAGGATCTCTTCTCCGGCATCTACGCCTCCTCCCAGGAAATCGTGAGCACGCTGGAGACACAAGCCTTCTTCCTCGCGCGTAATGTGGACTCCGGCTCTCCGAATGCCATTGCTCCGGGCATTGGCGGCCCTTCCGAGCGTGACGTGTACACCTACGGCGTGCGTATCAAGTCGCTGCCGAAGGCATTTGGGAACTGGGACTTCACCTTCGAAAGCGCAGGCCAGTTTGGTGATGTGGTGAGCGGCGGTCGTGAACTCGACCTGCAATCCTATGCCATCACCGGCAGTTTCGGATACACCTTTGACCAGGCGTGGGGAAAGCCTCGCGTCGGCTTGGGTTATGACTATGGCTCCGGCGACGGCGACCCGAACGACGGGAAGCAGGAAACCTTTGAGCAGCTCTTCGGCACGAACCACCGCTTCTACGGTCTGATGGACCTTACGGGCCTGCGCAACACCAACAGCCCGCGCGTCTCCTTCTCCATCAAGCCCACGAAAAAGCTCACCGTCTCCCTGGACTACCTGCTCTTCTGGCTGGCGGATACGAATGATTTCTTCTACCCGGAATCCGGCTCCGGCCGCAATGCGAATGGCTACGGCAGGAACCCCAGCTTCGACTCCTACGTGGGCTCCGAGATCGACCTGATTGTGCGCTACTCCCCCACCCCATGGTCCGACCTGCAAGTTGGCTATGGCCATTTCTTCCCCGGCGACTATATCAAGAGCTCCGTGGGCCGCGTGCCGGCCAATGGCGGCACGACCGGTGCGGACTGGGTCTACGTGCAGGCGACCTTCAATTTCTAG
- a CDS encoding winged helix-turn-helix domain-containing protein codes for MAAAKKSASVSKKPRLYPRFRMYRGDDLVLGPGKAELLGHIAETGSISEAARRMDMSYNRAWLHVKAMNEGFREPLVSSSRGGSEKGGATLTETGQEVLSLYQKLEAETLAATRTTWDKLRKRLRNAL; via the coding sequence GTGGCTGCCGCAAAGAAATCCGCCTCCGTCTCCAAGAAACCGCGGCTCTACCCGCGCTTCCGCATGTACCGTGGGGATGACCTCGTGCTCGGTCCGGGCAAGGCGGAGTTGCTGGGCCACATTGCCGAGACCGGTTCCATTTCAGAAGCCGCGCGACGCATGGACATGTCCTACAATCGGGCCTGGCTCCATGTGAAGGCCATGAACGAAGGTTTCCGCGAACCGCTCGTGTCATCCTCCCGCGGTGGCAGCGAAAAGGGAGGCGCCACGCTCACGGAGACTGGGCAGGAAGTGCTCAGCCTCTATCAGAAACTGGAAGCAGAAACCCTGGCGGCTACGCGCACCACGTGGGACAAGCTCAGGAAGCGGCTGCGGAACGCTCTTTGA
- a CDS encoding ArsR/SmtB family transcription factor, translating to MGRALICLSAHINKYALVRQAVSRLSEHFRFPPLHAPTDLPISRNCVRSPPVKKFDCIHALKALGEENRMRMVRMLLKKERSVNEIAESLDITQYNVSKHLRVLREAGLLQTEKQGQQRLYSLAEDFRSHLSDHNNVLDLGCCTFDFNKLPK from the coding sequence ATGGGGAGAGCCTTAATATGCCTATCTGCGCATATAAATAAATACGCACTGGTGCGGCAAGCTGTTTCGAGACTTTCAGAACATTTTCGTTTCCCGCCATTGCACGCACCGACGGACTTGCCGATTTCCCGCAATTGCGTTAGAAGTCCCCCTGTGAAAAAGTTCGACTGCATTCACGCCCTCAAAGCGCTCGGTGAGGAAAACAGGATGCGCATGGTGCGCATGCTTCTGAAAAAGGAGCGAAGTGTGAATGAAATCGCAGAATCGCTGGATATCACGCAGTACAATGTCTCCAAGCACCTCCGTGTGCTCCGCGAGGCCGGCCTGCTCCAGACAGAGAAGCAGGGCCAGCAGCGTCTCTACTCCCTGGCGGAGGATTTCCGCAGCCACTTGAGCGATCACAACAACGTGCTGGACCTCGGCTGCTGCACCTTTGATTTCAACAAGCTGCCAAAGTAG
- a CDS encoding ATP-binding cassette domain-containing protein, translated as MTLKLQLENVSLPLSEFSLKADLTLTAPVTGIRGPSGAGKTSLIEIIAGLRRPASGRIVLNDHVLCDTAARVNLAPELRRVGYVPQDLALFPHLSTRANLYYGHRPNGSATSHADHVIDLLEIRPLLTRRVHNLSGGEKQRVALGRALLASPQILLLDEPLSSLDVRLKEKILPYLLSIREDLHLPMIYVTHSQKELQTICDEVLTVEEGRITQATLSE; from the coding sequence ATGACGCTGAAGCTCCAGCTCGAGAACGTCAGCCTGCCTCTGTCCGAATTCTCGCTCAAAGCAGACCTTACCCTCACCGCGCCGGTCACTGGCATTCGCGGCCCTTCAGGTGCAGGCAAGACCTCGCTCATCGAAATCATCGCCGGCCTGCGCCGCCCCGCCTCCGGACGCATCGTGCTGAATGATCACGTGCTGTGCGACACCGCAGCCAGAGTAAACCTCGCTCCCGAGCTCCGCCGCGTGGGCTATGTACCGCAAGACCTCGCCCTCTTCCCCCACCTCAGCACACGCGCGAACCTGTACTACGGCCATCGCCCCAACGGCTCCGCCACGAGCCACGCAGATCACGTCATCGACCTGCTGGAGATACGACCTCTCCTCACCCGCCGCGTGCACAACCTCTCCGGTGGTGAGAAACAACGCGTTGCCCTCGGTCGCGCCCTCCTCGCCTCACCACAAATTCTCCTGCTCGATGAACCGCTCTCCAGCCTCGACGTTCGCCTGAAGGAAAAGATCCTTCCCTACCTGCTCAGCATCCGTGAGGACCTGCACCTTCCCATGATCTATGTGACCCATTCACAGAAGGAACTGCAGACCATCTGCGATGAAGTGCTCACCGTGGAAGAAGGGCGCATCACCCAAGCAACCCTTTCGGAATAG
- a CDS encoding sulfurtransferase codes for MKPRPKTLALLAATALFAGFAGSASAEIGIISPEEAKKLIETSDAAKRPIVLDTRGGYKDYFRGHLPTAHHINFDTLRGTDHAVPVQYLPADITKALLLRAGATAGRTHIIYATGEQLPNDEILSASMVAFVLEKYGIDDIKIVDGGLPAWKAAGFQAIQDYYGNPAGKLPKKGNPEVALTVEDVLAKKDKPGHILVDARPMNEYLGQDEVWLRKGHIPGAISFHWAKLMEKDNTHKFKKYEDVKAELEAAGITKDKEILCYCGTSREGSLLRFYLKYVAGYPKVGLYEGAWKEYVWLKDKSLPAETTESKVK; via the coding sequence ATGAAACCCAGACCCAAGACACTCGCTCTTCTGGCTGCCACAGCCCTTTTCGCAGGCTTTGCCGGCAGCGCCTCGGCTGAAATCGGCATCATCTCGCCGGAAGAAGCCAAGAAGCTCATTGAGACCTCCGACGCGGCCAAGCGCCCCATCGTGCTGGACACCCGCGGCGGTTACAAGGATTACTTCCGCGGCCACCTGCCTACGGCGCATCACATCAACTTCGACACCCTGCGTGGCACGGACCACGCGGTGCCGGTGCAGTATCTTCCGGCGGACATCACCAAGGCACTGCTGCTCCGAGCGGGCGCGACGGCGGGCCGCACCCATATCATCTACGCCACGGGCGAGCAGCTTCCGAACGATGAGATCCTGAGCGCCAGCATGGTCGCCTTCGTGCTGGAGAAGTACGGCATCGACGACATCAAGATCGTGGACGGTGGCCTTCCTGCCTGGAAGGCGGCGGGTTTCCAGGCCATCCAGGACTACTACGGCAATCCCGCAGGCAAGCTGCCCAAGAAGGGCAATCCTGAAGTGGCCCTGACTGTCGAGGATGTGCTGGCGAAGAAGGACAAACCCGGCCACATCCTCGTGGATGCGCGTCCCATGAATGAATACCTCGGCCAGGATGAAGTGTGGCTGCGCAAAGGGCACATCCCCGGCGCGATCAGCTTCCACTGGGCGAAGCTCATGGAGAAGGACAACACGCACAAGTTCAAGAAGTACGAGGACGTGAAGGCCGAACTCGAAGCGGCCGGCATCACCAAGGACAAGGAAATCCTCTGCTACTGCGGCACTTCGCGAGAGGGCAGCTTGCTGCGCTTCTACCTGAAATACGTGGCCGGCTATCCCAAGGTGGGCCTCTACGAAGGTGCCTGGAAGGAATACGTGTGGCTCAAGGACAAGTCTCTGCCCGCGGAGACCACCGAGAGCAAGGTGAAGTAA